The stretch of DNA AGAAGGCAAGGCGCCTCTCGTATGTGTTTGCCAGACTCAATTGTGATTCAGAGCACAATACAAGAACATGGCGAGTTCATAGTCGCTGATCTCCTCCATTCCAGAGATCtcatttttccaatatttccAAGCTGTTTCACTGCTCAGTTTGGGCATGCCCTTCTGTTTGGCAAAGTTGTCTCGTGTGGGCTCATCTGAATCCACTGATCGCTTTTGAATGCTCTTTTGGGTGTTCTTTTGTCCATCCTTACCGAAATAGTAATCGATGTCGTGCCAATCGAGCTTCTCATGAGGGTTTGTGGGTGGATTTGGTTCGTTTTTGTTGAAGTCAAATTGATACAGATTGCCTTCCCAATCCAAATTCTCCTCGGGAGCCTTTTTGGAATGTGTTTTGGTGTCcttgtcgtcatcatcatcatcattcttgaagtcaaattGGTACAGATTGCCTTCCCAATCCAAATTCTCCTCGGGAGCCTTTTTGGAATGTGTTTTGGTGTCcttgtcgtcatcatcatcatcattcttgaagtcaaattGGTACAGATTGCCTTCCCAATCCAAATTCTCCTCGGGAGCCTTTTTGGAATGTGTTTTGGTGTCcttgtcgtcatcatcatcatcatcattcttgaagtcaaattGGTACAGATTGCCTTCCCAATCCAGTTTTTCTTTGGATGTCTCTTGAGCCTTTTCTTGACCATCCTTGCCAAAATAGTAGTCAATGTCATGCCAATCCAACTTCTCTTGATGTGTCGGAGAAGGGAATTTGTAGACATTGTTTTCCCAATCCATATTCTCTTTGATGGGTTTCTGATTTGACTGGTGACCGTCCTTGCCAAAGTAGTAATCAATGTCGTGCCAATCAAGCTTGTCCTTATCTTCCAAAGCCTCCTAGTCGTCGTCCttgaccaatttcaatcggTCAGAGCCTTCATAACGGGTAAGATGGTGCCCATACATGAGTTCGGGTTCCCTTATCTTCAAGGCCATGAAGTTCAACATGTCAAGGATTCCATTGTTCTCAACATCGTTGACGCAGGGACAAATCCTAGGATCTTTCGGTGGGTTCGCGACAAGTTTATCGTAATGAGGCTTGGCCATTTTCCACAtctgaataaaatttcaaaGTTAAAGTTGTCAACTAAATTGGGTTTGGAGGAGAGCATGTTGTTTTTAGGTATTCTATCATACCTCATTCATGTGCATGACATGAACCAATCGTTCAAATGTGCTGTACTTCTTGACGTCATAGTTGGGATCATCCATGTGGGAAAGAACCTGATCCACCGCTCTCATAAACTGGGAGGGAAATGGATGATCCAGGCACACAGATGGAGCATAGCCCAAAACTGCATGCTCGGAGACCAAATCCAGGTTGATTGTGGGCACGTGGTTGTCTTTGGACGCTGAGGCGTCAAAGTAGTATTGAAGGTCTTCCAAGGAGATAGAATGTAATCCGTGAGCAACCACGCCAGGGAAACCTCGAGTTAAGTGATGAGCTTGCATGACATTAGGACATTTGAAGTAATCATACTGATTGATATTTCGTGGAAAGGCCACACTGCAGGAGACAGCCAGGGAGAAAACCAAAACTTTCGATACCTAAGTAGAAGACAAAACGTTTGATTCCAAAGGACAGGAGGTAAAACGAGAACTTGAAATGATTGCTTGTTTACCATCTCGACTTTTGGGCCCCTCTCTAACTCTCAGATTTGGTTATTTGCCTGGTACTCTTAGCTCGCTTGCTTGTTATTGAATCTGTTGCTTGTTCCTGAATATTGATCCGAATCAAAATCTCTTTGGTTTTTATATCCAAGTTTTATCTTGAACGTAAGGGGAATGAAGTGCAATATTTCTTAGAATTGATTACTTTCGCAGTTCAAGTTGTCTGTCTGTGTGTCTGCATGCGGTCAtcatcaatattttgatagaGTTCAGCCTCGCACAACCTATATTCAACTTGAACATTGTGTATTTTTATCTTTCTTAGCTTCTTTTTAAGTGGAGATTGGCTAATGCGTATGATCTGACTCACGAAATACACTTCGAAGAAACGTTCTCATTCAATGTTTATGGGCAATTTGTAGTTTTGGGTGATCATACGAGCACTTTTACATTTATTGACATGAGTCTGGAAATCCCACAAGTCTATTTTGACAATCTGTGAGACAGCCTTCAATAATCACTTCTCAATTGTGGGACAATCCAAAAGGTGACTATCAGACTAAAATATTATTTGAGTGTGACGAAAGGTTTGAGCATCCCAAATCGAGACCAAAGGAGTGAGAATGGTTCCCAAAAGCCGTCTGTTTACGGAAGGATgcaaaaatttcttttttatctttgttaGCCTCTTTTTAAGTGGATTTTGGCTAATGCGTGTGATTTGACTCATGAAATACACTGCGCAGAAAAACGTTCCCATGCGATGTTTATGGgcaattttcatatttttggtgATCATACGAccatttttacatttattgACATGAGTCCAGAAATCCCTCAAGTCTATTTTGTCAATGTGCGAGCCTTCGATATTCACTTCTCAATTGTGGGACAATCCAAAAAATACCCTTCTTTTGGATGTGGAATATTCAAGATAGTATAACATATCATTTTAGCACAGCACATTGCATGAGTTGGTGTTGCTTTCGATCATTTGACAATCcaaaggccattttttattAACCAGATCCTACCCACAGTAAACATCACATCTTGAAGCAAGCCCCTAACTTgtcaaaaacgtcaaaaagGCATGGTTTGCACATTCGAATCATTATTTCAGTTCAACATCAAGCAAAATTTAGATAAAGATGACCACAATAGTTGTTGGGCGGTTGGGTGAGTAACTTCTTGGCTCTGCTGGTCCATGCACCTTGCCATATAATTGACCGAGAACATCAATATTCAGATACAAACACCACGACATCAGATTAAGCTGGGATCTCCTCTGCCACCGGGGTCTAAAATAAGCAAGAAACTAATAAAGATCTTGTAAATATCTGGAAAGGGTATCAGTGGCCGAATAAATTGTTATGCGTCAGGAAAAATTATCCCATTGAgttaaaaattcaatgtgATGCAAGTCTATTGCTTTGATCTTTATTCCTCAatattttccatctttttgtgtcttttggaaacaaatttgagtcTTGAGGTCTTGAGCGAACCACAAATGCATTGTTAGGAAACAACTGATTGGGAAAACAAAATGGCCGGAAAAAGGCCGCTTCAAAACTCTCAGAGTAGTATGTTTGTACAAATATTAGGATAGGCAAAATAAAACGTTTCACTCTGAAGTCAAAGGTAAGAAACGCCAGACTGGAAATAGTTTTTTGGATCATCTATCCTGGAATTGGGAAAGTCATTGGGAACGAACGGAGAAGTTGGAGGAGCTTTAGTGGAATCTTAAGAGCTTGCCTCATGTACAAGGTCAGCAGCCAAAGCAGAATCATCCTGGTTATCAGCACATTCAATCTCATCATCATGCACTTCGTCAGGAACATTAGCCTCGGAGGCCTCAGGCTCATTAGAAGGAGTAGCTGAGTGTGCCTCCGATTGGGAATGCTCTGTTCCACCTGCCTTGGCTTTGCCATCCTTCTCTCCCAACGCCCAGTCAGGCCTCTTCTGAAAGGAAATTCGAAAATTAAAAGATCTATAAATGATTCAGAGTTATATGAAGACGCAAATGCTCTACAAAAGTTAACAAAGCGTCATTCTGACAAGGATGGTTAGCAAGGTGTCAATGTTGAGCATTAAGAGTTGTATAAGTCacaaataaatatttgattgattagGGAGGAGAcaagacaatttgattcgTCAATTCAATTGCAGTCAAACTTGAAGATTCTTTGCTTTGAGTGTGACGAAAGCTGTGACTATCCTTAATCGAGTGCAAACGAATTTGAAGGGTTCGAGAATCAAGGGGAAAAACTTACGTGTTCCTGAAAGAGAGcgaaaaacaattcaaatcagTAAAAGCCCAGATAAAACAACATAAATAGAGCCCTGGGTCAATCATCTCCTTGTCTTAAAAGAGGTTTTGAGGGAAATCTCACACTTGAGCAAGTTCGAAAGAGAAATCCATTACAAGGTGCTTACTAGCCTGACTTTGGGTGTCAGCTGATGACTTTCCCTTCCAAGTTATTCCTGTTTCCAATCTGTGATTCAAACTGCGACAAATCCCGTGATTACCGATCCATTCGCCTGTTTCAAAGACGAAATACGAAATTCTCAACCTTTATTTGCCCTCTCAAGTCCCATTGATGTTAATTAACTTCAATTGCTTTTGCCCTTCAGAGCATATTGCTCTGTATCCTTACCCCAGGGTCTTCTTCATCCATGGTGAACTCCTTCTTTTTGACGGTTTTCAACTGGTTCCTGAAGTTGAACTCAGCAGCCTTCTTCTGGAGTTTAGCAAACTTGTTCTCGTACTTGGAGACCTTTTTCAAGGTGGGTTTGATGCTGCAAAAACACAAGAATAAAGGCGAGTCTCCGAGACCGTCGAATCTTTGCTAGGTCTAAATCAAACTTACAACTTTCCTCGGAGGTCATTCACGGCAATGTTGAGTTCGTTGATCTGCaattattggtttttttttggattagCTGTACGTTCATTGAAGCTACCAATACGCAGCAATTAGCAAAAAACACGTGGCACCCAGTTAGGCTCAAAATTCCCACAGAAGCCCAATTGCAGAATCCGTCCTTTCAAAttctgttttttgttttcaaaatttcaacctGTTTGAGCGGTTGAATGAAAAGACACTGACTGGCACGTGTCCAATCGCCAGGCGATTTACCTCCAATACTTTGACTTTACAATTTCGCTCCAGATCCCACTTCTCCCCTTCAAGTTGATAAATACGGTCGAAATATAGATTGCAGATGGCAGCCAGATCAGCTAGAAGATAAATCTTGATAATTCCTCTCACtcaaattgacccaaaatgTTCTGGCacataaaatacaaaaaaaatgttcacacCACGAAGAGTTGCCCTCGCCATTAGCATTCAAGCCCTTCTTCTGGGAGCTTCTTAGCCAACGGTTTCCGTCCCTTCATATTCCGTCAAAAACAATCCAGGAGAGAAGAACATCAATCATGGCTGGCCTTAATCTTAACACGGAAAGTCGTGAAAGCTCAATCTCCCTCATGTTCGGTGGACTCTTCAAGTCGAACATAAATGTAGTAGTGAGTGCATGCACGCACCGGAATTAGTATTGAAGGTGCAGGTTAAGGGATTGAAGATCAGTTCGTAAAATACCTGATAGTCTTTGAACTCCACCTCCTTCTCGAGGTCGTATTTGGTGGATTCGATGCTCACGATTCGACTGTAATACTCTTTGCACATAGCCAAGAGATCACCTTAAATGTTAGAAATCAATCGTAAAACAACAAAACTCTTTCCAAACCAACCCATCCCCAAAGTCTTGTACTGGAGAGTCATCCATCAAAgtaatcaaacttttttattgaaaaatatttgcattcaTATTCACCTTGAGCGGCAGTATCCACATTTTTGGGCTGACCACATCGCTGATCAATGACTCTTCTTCGTTCCTCGGATTTCCTCTCTTGCTCTTTCTTCAGCTCCTCGGCGGCCTTTTTCCGCAATAAGATCTAAAAGAGCAGGTCCAAAATTAAGGACTATCTAGGTACATACTTGCGTGAGGGAATCCCTCTTTACCTACCCGGAGCTTCTTCTTACGCTCGGGGGTCATAAAGCCCTTCTTTTTGCGGCTGGCAGATTGGGCCTCCAAGCGGGCCCGCACCtctgccttcttcttctccatctcACTACAAAGAGCCAGGATGATCAGATTTAGGATGGCTCTTACGAATGGGGGTCGTTTTTACCAATCGGTAACTCTACTTACTCATCAGCGGTCATCTTGagatatcaaatttgatccctgaaatgaaatcaaccaTGTTTAGTAAAGGACACGGCATATTGAAGAAGACGCTTTGGCCGCATGCTTCCCCAAAACTTGAGACGAGAACGAGGTCGCGCTTGTACGCATTTGCCATGTAACAATATGACCTCGGCCCTCGTCACCTCTTGGCCTCCAATGAATGAGACAAAGGCCATCTGAGAACAATATGAGGTGCCGATGACCTGAAGAGGTCGAGAGACGAGTATTCTTTGTATCTCCCTACCTTGTAGTACAAAGAGGTGAGATGAACAAGAAGACGTAGCCACCTCACTTGGAACTTGAAGCAGAGACTGAGATACTGGGCTCGAGTGAAAAATGGATGATGCAGAGAGCTCACGTACTTTCTAGAGTAGTACACTAGAGCAATGCAAGAGCTTGTTCCCGCTGTGCCCTTTTCTACTCTGGCCTGGTGAAGGGGGGATGGGGGGGATATGTCGGCAGATTCTAGGTGGATAGGAATCTAAAATTGGGGCTCTGATTCTGGGAAAATCTGCTgggcttgaacttttttcctgGAAGACTTCCAATTTCACACCTCTTCATGGCCATGCTTGATGCTTTGGGACGCCTGGAATCTAGAGCACTTCACTTGAAGGCTCACCTTTCGTTTCAAGGAATCGTATTTACATTTTCGTTTTCCTTGgatccaattcattttgaacacaAATGTTGGTTACGCCATTGCATTGTCTCATATTCTTTTCGCCTCATTGACATTGTTCCACTATCGTTGAGACAAACTCGATGACCTCATGAATGACCCAGACAGACCTCGAGAATGCTCTTGAGTTGAGTTGTACAATAGACGCAACAAGGAATGTGAGTACGTAGGGGTGAAATTTAAGACACACCGGAGCTCTCCTTAATTTCTTGGGCTATTAAAAACCGCTGGTTTGGTGTCATTTTATAGATTGCCTAGCTCCTAGAGTTGAATTTACATTGCTTATCATTTACGGAAAGGTGTTTCAGCACCACCAGCGCAGTTTTGACGAATTAAAGATCAAGATTCTTacagaaagaaggaaggcCAGTCAGTAATTGCCGTTTATCAAAAGACTCGGAAGTGCTTGGATCATTGTTCATTTGCGTTATTATGACCCCTCCCAACGTAATGAGCCAAAACACTCTTAGCAGACCCCGCCCTGCTAATTTCAAGCCTGAACAGTGGCCTTCCTTCACTGGGAACTTGCTGACTCAGCTTCTAACTTCGCGTACCGTTAGCAAGCTTGCCTAACTTCAATGCCAAACACTCGGTCCATTCCACGTTCACTCTGTGGATGCACCCCACTGTTCCACGCAAAGGCCAAATACACAGCAAAGGATAGCAAGAGCTCGCACCACCGTCCACCGTACCCTAATAAGAGTAGAGGGGGCTGGCTATACGTGGCCTGGGAGCGAGGAACTTCACAAAGAAATTGGTTCCAAAAATAGAACGTGGGTGCTCCAAATATCTTGGCGCGGTACGACTTGTACTAGATTGAGACGAAGGCATcggaattgaaaatttgtggAAGTATTCTCTGTTAAGTTATCAGGTTATTTCAGCGttatgaaattttatttttgctcATATTTGCGTCAAAATTAAAGTACATCTTAAAAAAGCATCATTCAATGATTAGTTTGGTGACTGGCAGAATAAAGGTCGCACCGGTTCTTCACTCGACTCCTCCTTGCACCAATACATTTCTAATTCGTTGTGGCTACAGGTTCAGCAAAAGAAGAGTTACTTCAGCCAAGTCACTTGAGGCattgttttgaacacattttggttgTTCCGCCGGGGGGTCGGCCAATCTACTTGTATTGCGTTGCTAGGTTTAAGCCAAATCAGTCAAACAAGCCACCAACCCACTGGCTccctaaatttgaaaatttattttgagAAGCACGTAActaaatatgttcaaagtcaaTCCCCATTGTATACACACTGCAGCCTTGCtgaaaccaaaaaatgtcTCAGAGTGACATTTCTGTACCTAAAACTGTAGTTGTAATTGTGCTTTTAACCTAGAAAAGTAGTTTCAACAAACAGTTTTGCTTCTTAAGACGAATTGGAGGGACACTAAGACGAATGATTGTCTTAATATTTTATCTTTGTAATTATTGATGGTTCCCCCTTGAAAGGCCAATCTTTAAAGTGATTACACATATGCCCTGTTGTTGGCGTGGAGATAGAAGAGCTTGCTTTTCATATTATGTGTTCAAAAGTTTTATTATGTTATCCGTTGaagacaaacaaaatgaatttgctATCCGCCGATTGAATTATACTTTCGAATTACTCTTTCTAAAAGCCTAGGAGAAACATGACTGCTCTCACAATTTATAATTTATTCATGCAAAGTttcttgcaaataaaaaatatccCACAAATTATCTCGTTTGATTTAGATTCAAGCACTTAGCTAATACTATTCTACTCTCTCTGAAAATCTTCGATATGTTCACGGAGGTGCTTTTTTTGTTCGAGGTTGAGAGAAAAGAACAACGTACCAAGGTCGTCACTCTTTTTCCTGAGAAACATGGTACTTATAGATTTTCCTCCTTCCatggcttgaaaaaagtcaaaaataaGGATATATGAAAAGGCAATCTGGGCTTTAGAATCCTTTCTGGAGTAAATTTCAAGCATATTAACTTAACACAATGTTGGTAATCGTTGGTGAATGCTGGTGAGAAATACATTTCTGTAGTACGGTTAGTTCTCCACACACCTCTCCACAGATCTAAATTGTGTTTGCCACGGATGGTTTTTGGTTT from Tigriopus californicus strain San Diego chromosome 3, Tcal_SD_v2.1, whole genome shotgun sequence encodes:
- the LOC131878031 gene encoding RNA polymerase II subunit 5-mediating protein homolog; this encodes MDWENNVYKFPSPTHQEKLDWHDIDYYFGKDGQEKAQETSKEKLDWEGNLYQFDFKNDDDDDDDKDTKTHSKKAPEENLDWEGNLYQFDFKNDDDDDDKDTKTHSKKAPEENLDWEGNLYQFDFKNDDDDDDKDTKTHSKKAPEENLDWEGNLYQFDFNKNEPNPPTNPHEKLDWHDIDYYFGKDGQKNTQKSIQKRSVDSDEPTRDNFAKQKGMPKLSSETAWKYWKNEISGMEEISDYELAMFLYCALNHN
- the LOC131878030 gene encoding troponin I-like; amino-acid sequence: MTADDEMEKKKAEVRARLEAQSASRKKKGFMTPERKKKLRILLRKKAAEELKKEQERKSEERRRVIDQRCGQPKNVDTAAQGDLLAMCKEYYSRIVSIESTKYDLEKEVEFKDYQINELNIAVNDLRGKFIKPTLKKVSKYENKFAKLQKKAAEFNFRNQLKTVKKKEFTMDEEDPGKRPDWALGEKDGKAKAGGTEHSQSEAHSATPSNEPEASEANVPDEVHDDEIECADNQDDSALAADLVHETPVAEEIPA